The genomic interval aaacttttttaacaaataaaaaactgaaaagtggggcgtgcaatattattcggcccccttgcgttaatactttgtagcgccaccttttgctccaattacagctgcaagtcgcttggggtatgcttctatcagttttgcacatggagagactgacattcttgccctttcttccttgcaaaacagctcgagctcagtgaggttggatggagagtgtttgtgaacagcagtcttcagctctttccacagattctcgattggattcaggtctggactttgacttggccattctaacacctggatacgtttatttttgaaccattccattgtagatatggctttatgttttggatcattgtcctgttggaagataaatctccgtcccagtctcaggtcttgtgcagataccaacaggttttcttccagaatgttcctgtatttggctgcatccatcttcctgtcaattttaaccatcttccctgtccctgctgaagaaaagcaggcccaaaccatgatgctgccaccaccatgtttgacagtggggatggtgtgttcagggtgatgagctgtgttgcttttacgccaaacatcgttttgcattgtggccaaaaagttcaattttggtttcatctgaccagagcaccttcttccacatgtttggtgagtctcccaggtggcttgtggcaaactttaaacgagactttttatggatatctttgagaaatagctttcttcttgccactcttccaaaaggccagatttgtgcagtgtacgactgattgttgtcctatggacagactctcccacctcagctgtagatctctgcagttcatccagagtgatcataggcctcttggctgcatctctgatcagttttctccttgtttgagaagaaagtttggaaggacggccgggtcttggtagatttgcagtggtctgatgctccttccatttcaatatgatggcttgcacagtgctctttgagatgtttaaagcttgggaaaccttttaatatccaaatccggctttaaacttctccacaacagtatctcggacctgcccggtgtgttccttggttttcataatgctctctgcactttaaacagaaccctgagactatcacagagcaggtgcatttatacggagacttgattacacacaggtggattctatttatcatcatcggtcatttaggacaacattggatcattcaaagatcctcactgaacttctggagtgagtttgctgcactgaaagtaaaggggccgaataatattgcacgccccacttttcagttttttatttgttaaaaaagtttaaatcatccaataaatgttgttccacttcacgattgtgtcccacttgttgttgattcttgacaaaaaaaataaatttcatatctttatgtttgaagcctgaaatgtggcgaaaggctgcaagattcaagggggccgaatacttttgcaaggctctGTATATGTTGTCATATCCCCCAGCCGTAGTTCTGCAGGAACCTGTGCAAATTTGGTCACAAAACATCTCTTGATACCCTTTTGTTTTCCAACAGATGAGAATGCAGAGTACCTAATGAAGTTGAAGGAGTTGGTGGAACAGATGTATGCCCAGTACCAGGAGCCTGTTTACTTGCTGGGACACAGCATGGGCTGCCATTATGTCCTTTATTTCCTCAACCGGCAGCCTCAGGCCTGGAAGGACAAGTACATTAGGGGCTTCATTTCTCTAGCAGCTCCATGGGGAGGAGCAGTCAAAGTAATGAGAGTCATGGCGTCAGGTAGGGCATTGCATAGTTCCCAGCTGAGTTTATTGAGTCAAGGCGCATGcagtttttttatgaaaaaaaaaaaaaaaaaagtcactggaTGCATACCACTGAATTAAAATGTCACCCAAAGTAGAAATACTGGTAATTAAGTCAATCCTGCTATGGAGTGGAAGAACATTTGCagtaattattatttaataattgCACAGACAAGCAAAAGTACACTGTAGTTACGTCTGGCTGCCATTGGCAGGGCACGGTTATTGATAAAGGTCAGCCGATATATTGTtctgatatatggacttttttcaatgtCTGTCATCTGCCAATGTATAACCAAtccaatagaagaatttatgtTAGCTGTTTGGGTGCTGATCTTTCTTGtaaaggtcgaccgatatgttGGCCGGCTAATTTATCAGGCCAGTCTTTTTTCAAGATCGGCTGTTATCAGCTGATATAGAGCTAATATAACAGAATACAGTATTCACTGTTTGGGTGATCTTTTTGTTAATTGTGATTTTGCACCATCTAGTGGCCAGCGTTACATAAGGCTGTAGCAGGAGAAAAATTGATCCTCTAATATAGACATTTGCATATtgcatattacatatatatttactAATATAGACATTCACATTAATTCATTTTCCAATCtgttttttaagtgtttcaATTACCTTTCATTATCAAGCtgctttaaaaaacaacaacaacaacaaaaaacatctgCCTCAAATATCAGCTTAAAAAATCTGCCTTAGACATAGGCAATaggctgattaaaaaaaaaaaaaaaatattggtatgagCATCAGCCTTTGAAAAAGCCATGTCGGTCGACCTCTActtgtagacatccaatccttttGGATTGAGAGTGCGCTTGCTGGTAACCCTCCCATATAAAACCGATCGGTTGTCTATTGCTGTAATAAATTGGTGATTTAAATGACCAACACACACCCTCCTACCAAGTTTGAGGACCGTGGGAGTCAGTCTCCGAATGAAGCCAGAAAGACAACACGTAGAGACACAGGCAGATTTGTGATACATGTGATACATGGATGTGTATAAGAagctgtattgtattgtattccaCCTGTTTTTTTAGGTGAAAATGATGGCATCCCAATGATTTCCAACATCAAGATTCGCGAGGAGCAAAGAATGGCTACTACTAACCCCTGGATGCTGCCAACAAAGAAAGCATGGCCTGAAGACCACGTCTTCTTATCCACGCCAAATTTCAACTACACGAGACAGGACTACCAGCGATACTTCAACGACATCAATTTTGAAGATGGCtggtatgtaaaataaatggatCCTACGCGTCAGTTTAACTTTATATTCCAGTATTAAAGAGATAAAAGCTTTCAAAACATCAAACCTAATATGCCATGCATTGCTTACATGCAAAAATAGGATACGCTACATGAGCCCTGGTGAACATGTAATTGGTTTCAGGTACATGTGGGAAGACAGCAAGAATCTCACAGGTGATCTCCATCCACCTGGTGTTGAGGTGTGGTGTATGTACGGCGTTGGAATACCTACTCCAGTGACGAATATTTACGACGACGGTTATCCTAATGCAGACCCCATAGACTATGTGTACGAAGATGGGGATGACACCGTGGACAGCCGAAGCATGAGTCTTTGCAAAGATTGGGCAGTACAGCAGGAGGAGCCTGTGCATGTCACGGAATACAAGGGGTTGCCACATTTGGATATTGTATTTAATGAAAAGGTGCTTAATCAAATACAGAAAATCTTGGAGGGGAACACAGAAATACCTAAAGAAGTTGATGTCAGATCTGGGCAGAAATAGCAAACAACAGCATTTTGAAGTTCAATTTActtattgactgccattgacggttgtagacgtccaatccatttcaactgggattgTTCACGGtctgccctcccagttcaaatgagatTGAagcctatcgccgtcaatggcagcgaatgttaaaaaaaacatatgtaaaGTTGTGTATAAGCCTGACCCAAGTTGAGAAACATAATCCCCGTTTccatgtatttttaaatgatttattcTCGTATTTTGCTCTATTCACGTGATTTttattacataaatatgttcTGTTGTCTGGCTTTTTGGCAGTTGTAGTTGACTTTGGACTAGCTTGTAATAATCTAATGTGTGTACTAAATAGCATTTACATGACTGACCCTCATAAGAAcccttcaattcatatttttccgCACCAGTACACCATTCTTTGAAGTGTGAACCCATTAATTTTTTGTGCATAAATGTGTCAGTGGGACTGAGTTTTAGTTTGATTCTAAGTTGGTTTCTGATTAGGGTTGCCAATTGTCCCTTGAAAAACGGAATTGTCcggtattcagaaacaaaagtacgcgtcccttattgagctttcaaatgacgtacGTGCTTTGTCCCTTATCATCAAACTCGAAAATAATGTCTTATTTGTAGAACGAACGAATACTGGTATGGTGCTTTACatcagtgatccccaaccatcgagccgcggaccggtaccggtctgtggcgcatttgctaccggaccgcagagaaataataaatcatttgttaacgaccgcaatctggcctgtgactGTGGCCTTGGCGCATCTACagtatatccctgtctactctatagaCAGGGGTgtgtacataatttttttgcccaggttctcaaaggaggacctggagatgtgacttggtcctcatagagcttgagagccgacccgcctgatgcgataaatttatgacaagctttacttagagccaattaactttaattaattatattaacaattaatgcttgattaacatcaactggcacaacaaaattgccattactttgaagtgaaatgtaaagaaataagaagcaccaattcaaaataaagggcattatgtggctcccacattaactccaagcctttttaaaagtgggatatcctcctcataagacctcattgaacgtgcatgattagctttgtaaaatgcgagcaaaaacacgtttgtcagtgcatgtcgctgttcattacctttattccgccacttgtccatagggcgaatggggtcctgtttgacattgatagtttgcttaattgccacatgctctgtttttttcatgcttttcaaagtttggatggctgaaattctttgaccctacataaaatgcgctgctcttatcggcgacattgggattctcacggcacattttgtaccgcatttccgtgcgagcatcatttgcttctagccatggtacctcctgtagccacttttcagcaaaagtcctttttttcggtagctccggtgacgtctctgtcgtctgtctgtcttttgacgggggtgggggaacacggaagtaatttagtgatggccaaatgaagcctcatgaagcaatgaagctttgcagccaactggtttgcacatgtagcaaagcttcatggtgcttcatttaccctgtggtgccatcaagtggtctagaagcccaagaggtcaacattgttaagaattcaatggctatttgcttaagacaaagatatgaatgtgcttgtgttagtaaaatacaacaagtgctaagggtaatttgttattcatttttatttagaaataatagctttcccacagtggctggctttaaacagtttccttttttttggaaaatatttcaccagctttagaaaatattctttcacaaggcacagatggagctggggtgcagagaaatgtgagtgccagtttatataaatttgggtaggtattcttttgtgcctcccagtacactaatggattgttcattctgttgatgtttggttcagataggtacacacacacactcacatttatattaaagtagtttttctcccttaccttattgaaagcaatcaaatcaaaatgttctcatacaggggaggatcgctcttttcgctcaggttccatcgcaagcaaaggacaaggctcgaaaaaagattgcactggttgcactgttgcgcacagatgtaacaagtacaggagcccaaaacccaaaaaatgtgagataacaggcgatcgccattgcgtttcgcaaccaatttatactgtagtctgtcctgtttttgcaatgtgcaccaaacgttggatcacttccgaagcactcacgagattcagccggccgccggcgaggcttcccacgtcatcatttctgggttttgccgaaatgaagcgcgcctcgctacaagcttcgtggaaaccccccctcccattactcgacacaagcttcggaacctcggctcatttcgt from Corythoichthys intestinalis isolate RoL2023-P3 chromosome 5, ASM3026506v1, whole genome shotgun sequence carries:
- the lcat gene encoding phosphatidylcholine-sterol acyltransferase isoform X1 yields the protein MVSTGQSWPLLTLGLLLGLHQTSCLWILNVIFPPDSKAQNQSSITPPLIIVPGNLGNRLEAKIDKPQLVHWLCYKKTEHWFPLWIDLNMFMPIGVDCWIDNIRLVYNRTTRQSFNSPGVQVRVPGFGQTYPIEFLDNNNLAGYFHTMVKHLVNIGYTRNETVRGAPYDWRLTPNENAEYLMKLKELVEQMYAQYQEPVYLLGHSMGCHYVLYFLNRQPQAWKDKYIRGFISLAAPWGGAVKVMRVMASGENDGIPMISNIKIREEQRMATTNPWMLPTKKAWPEDHVFLSTPNFNYTRQDYQRYFNDINFEDGWYMWEDSKNLTGDLHPPGVEVWCMYGVGIPTPVTNIYDDGYPNADPIDYVYEDGDDTVDSRSMSLCKDWAVQQEEPVHVTEYKGLPHLDIVFNEKVLNQIQKILEGNTEIPKEVDVRSGQK
- the lcat gene encoding phosphatidylcholine-sterol acyltransferase isoform X2, encoding MVSTGQSWPLLTLGLLLGLHQTSCLWILNVIFPPDSKAQNQSSITPPLIIVPGNLGNRLEAKIDKPQLVHWLCYKKTEHWFPLWIDLNMFMPIGVDCWIDNIRLVYNRTTRQSFNSPGVQVRVPGFGQTYPIEFLDNNNLAGYFHTMVKHLVNIGYTRNETVRGAPYDWRLTPSENDGIPMISNIKIREEQRMATTNPWMLPTKKAWPEDHVFLSTPNFNYTRQDYQRYFNDINFEDGWYMWEDSKNLTGDLHPPGVEVWCMYGVGIPTPVTNIYDDGYPNADPIDYVYEDGDDTVDSRSMSLCKDWAVQQEEPVHVTEYKGLPHLDIVFNEKVLNQIQKILEGNTEIPKEVDVRSGQK